The following are encoded together in the Culex pipiens pallens isolate TS chromosome 1, TS_CPP_V2, whole genome shotgun sequence genome:
- the LOC120426986 gene encoding uncharacterized protein LOC120426986: MFGTKGTLNEHQLTHSDENRRLIPKGYQVSTSPIKSPPICGTSWVFTRSSLVHSSTCAAPEVAVMSAAEKKIRQFETRLKVVNESLARVKQFLDNYADEQKSEVPLRLGRLEKTLETFESLMAQYEQLDDTDVFEKGCLQQRASVEELYFKCKAHLLEKLPPEEPRTPAPNSEASRPALLSGMSNVKLPTITLPEFDGDYSKWLTFHDTFLSLIHSSSEISCVQKFHYLRSSLVGEAAGKIANQEISAQGYAIAWETLTKYYNDKNLLRKKHIRTLLKYPKIPNDSVEALHRIVDDFQCHTQILKQLGEPVEQMSSILMELLEDKLDDASLSAWEESIGQKEERPTFNAMIEFLQRRARVRETIQINRPQQVAPKSGSHNSAPKKPFQTRVCLNAAVESPPKTFPLCPACDKQKHSIMDCAAFNSMNVSERLRVVTDKRLCSNCFRSDHFARNCRSKYHCKQCNKRHHSMIHPGPGSQDTNPVVATPALNPAPVNAATKSSSASVLLSTVVLAVLDSYGKEHLARALLDTGSQPNVMSEHLCQQLHLFRKVANVPISGVDSTITNAKHMVRTEVRSRVSRFAETLDFLVLRKVTCETPPVTIPIAQWKIPEHLALADPEFNVSRKVDMIIGAAHFYSFLLEGRIRLAGPVPLLVESVFGWIATGSVEVSDEAEQQPTVSCHVATVESVDKMLERFWALEEVGGSNYSVDEHKCEAHFKETVARDESGRYVVKLPKHPEFQQMIGASKTNAVRRFRWLEQKLEKQPELKPQYHEFMQEYLTLGHMHAVPDDAEDESSRACYLPHHPVIKEQSSTTKVRVVFDGSAKTSAGHSLNDALLVGPVVQDELLDTVLRFRKFPIALVTDIEKMYRQVVVHPEDRPYQRIVWRFDPEQPITTYELATVTYGLAPSSFLATRTLLQLADDEGAQFPQASAAIKKHMYVDDFIGGAHTVDDAILLRSDLCKLLLKGGFQLRKWCSNSLAVLADIPSELLGTQSSLQFDPEETIKTLGISWEPEADVFRFVASVVWDLSPTKRNILSVIAQLYDPLGLIAPVVVLAKIVLQELWYLALEWDALVPPELRTRWFDFCEGLSHLNNFRIDRYAFARKCCYAELHFFSDASEVAYGAVAYVRSESPDGKIKVSLLTSKSKVAPLKKRSIPRLELCAFFLAAQMFVRVVEALDVKFQDVYFWTDSEVVLQWLKSAPRRWKPFVANRISEIQIITHGAKCLHVAGLENPADLVSRGMPAEKLVNSPKWKFGASWLGKHKPLWPPQRDLKGALPIEEQKEKPILVVQTAPPNHVFTIFFSYRRLLNAVGLALRFANNVRKPCKRNTDRVLSVVELEAAKVALVKIVQAETFPEDLKLLRKGRPVAPKSPLRLLNPFLDQAGVIRVGGRLCLSDEPYAVKHPMVIPGFHPFTRLMLTYYHLKVIHGGITVTLASVRDEFWPLNGRRAVRNAIRRCFRCCRANPQPIQQPIGQLPVARVTANEAFTCTGVDFCGPLYLKPTHRRAASRKCYVAVFICLSTKAVHLELVNDLSTAAFLMALTRFTWRRNKPSHIYSDNGTNFIGAKNVLHQLYQMLQPGPESDKIAKHLADDGIQWHLIPPRAPNFGGLWEAAVKVAKKHLVRQLGNSLLSFEELTTVLTAIEGCMNSRPLTRLSEDPNDLSALTPAHFLVKNMIRPLPEPDVRDVPLNRLNQYQRIQAYSQRFWHRWRNEYLKELQTQYSSNPRRYDLDVGSVVIIKDELLPPARWPLARVLEVHPGPDGVTRVATLRTAGGILKRAVSKICPLECADEGEEEK; encoded by the coding sequence GCCTCATTCCCAAGGGGTACCAGGTGAGTACCTCTCCAATCAAATCACCCCCCATTTGCGGTACTTCCTGGGTCTTTACCCGTTCCAGCCTCGTCCATTCGTCCACGTGTGCCGCCCCGGAAGTGGCCGTGATGTCGGCGGCTGAGAAGAAGATCCGTCAGTTCGAGACGCGGCTGAAGGTGGTGAACGAGTCACTGGCTCGCGTGAAGCAGTTCCTGGACAACTACGCGGACGAGCAGAAAAGTGAAGTTCCCCTCCGGTTGGGTAGATTGGAGAAAACGCTCGAGACGTTTGAGTCGCTGATGGCGCAGTACGAGCAGTTGGACGACACCGACGTGTTCGAGAAGGGCTGCCTGCAGCAGCGTGCGTCCGTGGAGGAGCTGTACTTCAAGTGCAAAGCCCACTTGCTCGAGAAGCTGCCCCCTGAGGAACCAAGAACCCCCGCGCCTAACTCCGAAGCGAGTCGCCCTGCGCTGCTTTCTGGCATGTCGAACGTGAAGCTCCCAACAATCACGCTCCCGGAGTTCGACGGCGATTACAGTAAGTGGCTGACGTTCCACGACACGTTCCTCTCCCTGATCCACTCGTCGAGTGAGATCTCGTGCGTGCAGAAGTTCCACTACCTCCGGTCGTCACTCGTTGGAGAAGCTGCTGGCAAGATCGCGAACCAGGAGATCTCCGCTCAGGGCTACGCCATCGCTTGGGAAACGCTCACCAAGTACTACAACGACAAGAACCTCCTGCGGAAGAAGCACATCCGGACGTTGTTGAAGTACCCCAAGATCCCCAACGACTCCGTCGAAGCGCTGCACCGGATCGTCGACGATTTCCAGTGCCACACGCAGATCCTGAAGCAGCTTGGAGAACCCGTCGAGCAGATGAGTTCGATCCTGATGGAGCTGCTGGAGGACAAGTTGGACGACGCTTCGCTGAGTGCGTGGGAGGAATCGATCGGACAGAAGGAGGAGCGGCCAACTTTCAACGCGATGATCGAGTTCCTGCAGCGGCGCGCACGCGTTCGGGAGACGATCCAGATCAACCGCCCGCAGCAGGTCGCGCCGAAGTCTGGAAGCCACAACTCCGCGCCCAAGAAGCCGTTCCAAACCCGCGTCTGCTTGAACGCCGCCGTAGAATCCCCGCCCAAAACTTTCCCGTTGTGTCCCGCCTGCGACAAACAGAAGCACTCGATCATGGACTGCGCTGCGTTCAACAGCATGAACGTTTCGGAGCGCTTGAGAGTGGTCACGGACAAGAGGCTATGCAGCAACTGCTTCCGAAGCGACCACTTTGCGCGAAACTGTCGCTCGAAGTACCACTGCAAGCAATGCAACAAGCGCCACCACTCGATGATCCATCCCGGCCCTGGATCGCAGGACACAAACCCCGTCGTAGCCACCCCCGCACTGAACCCCGCTCCCGTGAACGCCGCAACAAAGTCGAGCAGCGCCAGCGTGCTGCTGTCGACCGTGGTGCTCGCTGTTTTGGACAGCTACGGCAAAGAACACCTCGCCCGTGCCCTGCTGGATACCGGATCCCAGCCTAACGTGATGAGCGAACACCTGTGCCAGCAACTTCACCTGTTCCGCAAGGTTGCGAACGTCCCCATCTCTGGTGTTGACAGCACGATCACGAACGCCAAGCACATGGTCCGCACCGAGGTCAGATCCCGTGTCAGCCGTTTCGCGGAGACTCTGGACTTCCTCGTGCTCCGCAAGGTGACCTGTGAGACGCCGCCCGTTACCATCCCGATCGCCCAGTGGAAGATTCCGGAGCACCTGGCACTTGCTGATCCGGAGTTCAACGTGTCGCGCAAGGTCGACATGATCATCGGAGCTGCTCACTTCTACTCGTTCCTGCTCGAAGGCCGGATCCGTCTGGCTGGCCCCGTCCCCCTGCTTGTCGAGTCCGTGTTTGGATGGATTGCGACGGGCTCAGTTGAGGTCAGCGACGAAGCGGAGCAGCAACCTACGGTGTCCTGTCATGTAGCGACAGTGGAATCCGTGGACAAGATGCTCGAGCGATTCTGGGCACTCGAGGAGGTCGGCGGTTCCAACTACTCGGTCGACGAACACAAATGCGAAGCCCACTTCAAGGAGACGGTTGCGCGCGACGAGAGTGGACGGTACGTGGTCAAGCTGCCGAAGCACCCCGAGTTCCAGCAGATGATCGGCGCGTCGAAGACGAACGCTGTCCGCAGATTCCGGTGGCTGGAGCAGAAGCTGGAGAAGCAACCCGAGCTCAAGCCGCAGTACCACGAATTCATGCAGGAGTACCTGACCCTGGGCCACATGCACGCTGTTCCCGACGACGCCGAAGACGAAAGTTCCCGCGCGTGCTACTTGCCCCACCATCCCGTGATTAAGGAACAGAGCTCGACGACAAAAGTGCGCGTTGTTTTCGACGGCTCCGCCAAGACAAGCGCGGGCCACTCCCTCAACGATGCACTGTTGGTCGGACCCGTGGTGCAGGACGAGCTGCTGGACACTGTGCTGCGCTTTCGGAAGTTCCCCATCGCCCTTGTCACCGACATCGAGAAAATGTACCGCCAGGTGGTGGTACACCCCGAAGACCGTCCGTACCAGCGGATTGTATGGAGATTCGACCCGGAGCAACCCATCACCACCTACGAGCTGGCCACAGTGACGTACGGGTTGGCCCCATCGTCCTTCTTGGCCACGAGAACATTGCTTCAGCTGGCAGACGACGAAGGCGCGCAGTTCCCCCAGGCCAGCGCGGCCATCAAGAAGCACATGTACGTGGACGACTTCATCGGCGGAGCGCACACCGTAGACGATGCGATCCTGCTGCGCTCCGATCTCTGCAAGCTGCTGCTGAAGGGAGGATTCCAGCTGCGTAAGTGGTGCTCCAACTCGCTCGCCGTCCTGGCGGACATTCCCAGCGAGCTCCTTGGAACGCAGTCGTCGTTGCAGTTCGACCCCGAAGAAACGATCAAAACCCTCGGCATCAGCTGGGAGCCCGAAGCTGACGTGTTCCGGTTCGTCGCTTCGGTCGTCTGGGACCTGTCCCCCACCAAGCGCAACATCCTCTCCGTAATCGCCCAGTTGTACGACCCCCTCGGTCTGATCGCTCCCGTGGTCGTGCTTGCCAAGATCGTCCTGCAGGAGCTGTGGTACTTGGCTCTGGAGTGGGATGCGTTGGTTCCCCCGGAGTTGCGCACAAGATGGTTCGACTTTTGCGAAGGGCTCTCGCACCTGAACAACTTCCGCATCGACCGCTATGCCTTCGCCCGCAAGTGCTGCTATGCCGAGCTCCATTTCTTCTCGGATGCGTCCGAGGTGGCCTACGGAGCGGTCGCCTACGTGCGCTCGGAGTCGCCGGACGGCAAAATCAAGGTGAGCTTGCTGACATCGAAGTCGAAGGTGGCCCCCCTCAAGAAGCGAAGCATACCCCGCCTGGAACTTTGCGCGTTCTTTCTCGCAGCGCAAATGTTCGTGAGAGTCGTCGAAGCCCTAGACGTGAAGTTTCAAGACGTGTACTTCTGGACCGACTCGGAGGTGGTTCTGCAGTGGCTGAAGTCGGCGCCCCGAAGGTGGAAACCCTTCGTCGCGAATCGCATCTCGGAGATCCAGATCATCACCCACGGCGCAAAGTGCCTGCACGTCGCCGGTTTGGAGAACCCTGCGGATCTGGTGTCCCGCGGAATGCCGGCGGAGAAGCTCGTCAACAGCCCCAAGTGGAAGTTCGGAGCGTCCTGGTTGGGCAAGCACAAACCGCTGTGGCCCCCGCAGCGCGACCTCAAAGGTGCGCTCCCCATCGAAGAGCAGAAGGAGAAACCCATTCTGGTTGTACAAACCGCCCCGCCCAACCATGTCTTCACCATCTTTTTCTCGTATCGACGCCTGCTGAACGCAGTAGGCCTCGCTTTGCGTTTTGCAAACAACGTCCGCAAGCCTTGCAAGCGGAACACGGACCGAGTTCTGTCGGTCGTCGAGCTGGAAGCCGCTAAGGTCGCGCTCGTCAAGATCGTCCAAGCCGAGACGTTCCCGGAGGATCTCAAGCTGTTGCGGAAAGGCCGACCTGTCGCACCAAAGTCCCCTCTGCGCCTGCTCAACCCATTCTTGGATCAAGCTGGTGTGATACGCGTTGGTGGCCGGTTGTGCTTGTCCGACGAGCCGTACGCAGTGAAGCACCCGATGGTCATCCCTGGCTTCCACCCGTTCACGCGACTGATGCTGACCTACTACCACTTGAAGGTGATCCACGGTGGCATCACGGTGACGCTCGCCAGCGTCCGAGACGAGTTCTGGCCGTTGAACGGCCGCCGCGCGGTGCGCAACGCGATTCGCCGCTGCTTCAGATGTTGCCGAGCGAACCCCCAACCCATCCAGCAGCCGATCGGTCAGCTGCCCGTCGCCAGAGTCACCGCCAACGAAGCTTTCACCTGCACCGGCGTCGATTTCTGCGGGCCGCTGTATTTGAAACCAACGCACCGCCGCGCCGCATCCCGCAAGTGCTATGTCGCGGTGTTCATCTGCCTGAGCACGAAGGCCGTCCACCTGGAGCTGGTCAACGACTTGTCCACGGCAGCGTTCCTGATGGCCCTGACCCGGTTCACCTGGAGAAGAAACAAGCCGAGTCACATCTACTCCGACAACGGAACCAATTTCATCGGAGCCAAGAACGTTCTTCACCAGTTGTACCAGATGCTGCAGCCCGGACCCGAAAGCGACAAGATCGCCAAGCACCTGGCGGACGACGGCATCCAGTGGCACCTGATCCCCCCGCGCGCTCCCAACTTCGGCGGTCTCTGGGAGGCCGCCGTGAAGGTGGCCAAAAAGCATCTCGTTCGGCAGCTCGGAAACTCACTGCTGTCCTTCGAGGAGTTGACCACGGTGCTCACTGCGATCGAAGGCTGTATGAACTCGCGCCCCCTAACCCGTCTGTCGGAGGATCCCAACGATCTGTCCGCGCTTACCCCAGCCCACTTCCTGGTGAAGAACATGATCCGACCGCTGCCCGAGCCGGACGTGCGCGACGTCCCGCTGAACCGGCTAAACCAGTATCAGCGCATCCAGGCCTACTCCCAGCGATTTTGGCACCGCTGGCGGAACGAGTACCTCAAGGAGCTCCAGACGCAGTACAGCAGCAACCCCCGGCGTTACGACCTAGACGTCGGCTCCGTGGTGATCATCAAGGACGAGCTGCTTCCACCCGCCCGCTGGCCGCTGGCCCGCGTCCTGGAAGTGCACCCTGGACCTGATGGTGTCACCCGTGTGGCCACTCTACGCACCGCCGGAGGAATCCTGAAGCGAGCCGTCTCGAAGATTTGCCCGCTGGAGTGCGCCGACGAAGGCGAAGAggaaaagtga